CTGGAACTCGTCCTCGGCGCCCCACAGCAGGAGCGTGCGGGCGGTCACCGCGGACGGGTCGATCTCGGTCGTGTGGCTCGTGTTCGTCCCGATCGCGTTCCGGGACAGCGAGACCAACCCCTCCTCGGAGGCCCACTGCTCGATCATCCCCTCGACGAAGGCGTCGTCGGCGTCGCCGTACAGCGTCCCGCGAAACACCGACTCGAGCGTGTCGGTCAGCTCGTCGACGTCCATCCCCTCGATCGTCGCGGGCAACCCGAGGTCGACGATCGTCTCGATCGGCCAGGAGTCGTAGCAGACGGCGTTCGAGAGCACGAGTTCGTCGACGGCCTCGGGTTCGTGGACGGCGTACCGCAGGCCGACCCCGCCCCCGAGGTCGTGGCCGACGAAGGAAACCGAGTCGAGGCTGAGCTGGTCGAACAGGTCGGCGACCGCCTGCTCCTGGGCCCGGATCGAGCGATCGAACCGGTCGTCCATCGTCGACTCCCCATAGCCGACCATATCGGGGACGATCACGCGGTAGTCGTCGGTGAACGCCGGCGCAACCCGCCGCCAGAGGTACGAGGACGTCGGGATCCCGTGGAGAAAGACGAGGGGCTGTCCGTCGCCCTCGTCGGCGTACGCCATCTCGAGGTCGTGGTCGTCGACGGTCACCGTCGTCGAGTCGAGGCGGTCGGTCCACTCGTCGCGTTCCATGGGCCCCGCTCCACCCGACACCCCGATAGGAGTTGGCCCTGCGCTCGAAGCGAGAACGCGAGCCGACCGAGAAACGCTTAGGAGCGTCGGGGCCACACACTCGAGCGTGAGCGAAAATCGCGTCGTTCAGGGACGAATGGTTACGGCCGAGAAACTCGCAGAACTGATCGAGGACGACTCCGTCATGGAGGCCGAATCGATCGCGGACGCCGACACGGACTGTCCCGACTGTGGCGGGGACGTCCTCGAGGTCGGCTACATGCCCTCCGTTACCGAGTACGTCGTCGGCCGGAAGTGTCAGGACTGCGACTGGAGCGAGACCGATCGGGACTGAAGCGGAACGCGGGACCGGCCGTTCAGCGAGACGGCGGCTCCGGACCCGACTTCTCCGCCGACTGCAGTCGTGGGTTTTCGCGTCGCTACGACTGGAGTCGAGCCGAATGAAAGGAGAAATCCAATGACGGTCGTGACGAGGGCCGTGCGACGGTCGATCAGCGGGGTCGAACGGAGCGACCGACGGTTCGGGCGTTAGTTCTTCTTCTTTTCTTTCTTCTTACCGTCCTTTCCCTTCCGATCCTTCTTGTCCTTCTTGTCTTTCTTGCCCTTCTTGTCCTTCTTGTCTTTCTTGTCCTTCTTGTCTTTCTTGCCCTTCTTGTCTTTCTTGCCCTTCTTGCCGTCCTCGTCGCCGTCGCCCTCGTTGACCGCGGTGGCTTCGGCCAGCTGGACGTTCTCGTTGGCCTGGTAGTTCATCTGTTCGGCCGTCGCCTCGCCGCAGTCGGTGGCGAAGGCGATCGCGGTGAACTGCTCGTTGACGTTCAGCTGGCTGACGAACTGGAGCTGGTCGATCTCGGCAGCAGCCGTCTGCTCGTCGGTATCGCCGTTCTCGTAGGCCAGTGCCCAGGAGTCGTCGCCGTTCGCGTCGGTTCCGTGGAGCACCGCGGACCCGCTACAGTGGCCGTCCGAGACGTTCAGCGCCTCGGCGGAGGCGACCTGCGCGTTGAAGTTGCCCTGGTAGCTCACCTGGCGGGCCGTCGCGTCGCTCTTTTTCGTCGCGAGAGCGATCGCCGCGTGCTGCAGGCTGATGTTCTCCTGCCCGACGCGCTGGACCTGCGTGATGTCGGCCGACGCGTCCTGGCCGTTGGCCTGCTTGCTCCCGTCGTCGGTGCGCTTCACCGCGTCCTTCGGGAGTTCGCCGATCATCCCGGCGCGGTCGATGACGTCACGGGTGTACATCCTGTCGAAGTTGATCGCCGTCGCCTCGGCGACCTGCTCGTTCAGGTTGAGCTGCGAGCTCAGCTGGTAGGCCTCCGCCTTGCTGCACTTGCCGACGGCGATCGCGATCGCGACGCCCTGTTCGCTGACGTTGAGCTGGTTGACCTCCTGGGCCTGCTCGACCGACGCCTCGGCGTCCTGGTCGTCGGCTTCTCCGATGTTCGCCGCGACGGCCTCGGCATGCTGGTAGTTCTCGTTTGCCTGCCAGCTCTGCTGGTAGGACTGGGCGCAGCTTCCGTCCTCCGCGACCGCGAGCGAGGCGCTCTGACTGCTGTAGTTGAACTGGTCGACGGTCTGTTCCTGCTCGATCGTCGCGGTGGCGGACTGGTCGCTCTCGTAGCTATCCTCCCTGGCGACCCAGCCGGAGAACTTCCGGCAGCCGGTCTCCTCGGCGAACACAATGTACGCCCGTTCGGGCTCGTAGAACGTCTCGTCCCGGGTCTCCTCCGTGACGTTGAGCGAGTCGGCAGTTCCCTCCTGGGCGTTGACGTTGTCCTGTTCGGCCTCCTGGATCGCCGTTGCCTTGCCACCGTCGATGGCGATACTGATAGCGTTGCCCTGCTGGAGAACGTTGAGCTGGGAAACATCCTGGTACTGCACGACGTTCGCGAACGACTCCTGTGCCTCGCCGTTGATCCGGTCTCGGTGGTCGTCGACCCACTTGCCGAGCCCCTTCTCGTCGGTGTCGGCACCGAAGACGAGGTACAGCTCGTCGCCGTTCAGGTCGTGGGTTTCGGGCTCCTCGTCTTTCTCGTCCTTCTTTTCGTCGCTCTTGTCCTTCTCCGAGCCCGCCTGCGTGGACGTCGACGCAACCGACAGCAACCCGGCGCCGGCGCCGCTGGCCGCGAGTCCTCGGAGGTATCCACGTCGCTTCATCGTTCCGCGGTTCGTGTCTTTCTCTGCCATAGCGCACTCTGACCAACGAGAAATTCCTACTCTGTAATTGACCGACTTATCGAAAGAATCGAACGTCTACCCGGCGTTTGCAGCGTCGCAACCGACCTCGCGAGTCGACAGGCTGCGGATACTTATATGCGGTCTGAAGGAACAACGCGGCTTCCGTCTCGTGTCGCCGCGGTAGCGACCACCCGTGATCGCCCACGGGTCGATCCGACCGATCGACGCCGCACGATACCCCGAGGACGTCCTCGGTCGCACGGGCGGCGAACCGGTTCGTCACTTGATCTTCCAGTCGAAAGGAATAATAGCGGTTGCTAGCTGTCAAAGGATATGGGATACTCCGCAGTGGTGCTCGCGGCAGGGGAGGGGAAACGCCTTCGGCCGCTGACCACCCACCGGCCGAAGCCGATGCTTCCGGCGGCGACGAAGCCGATCCTCGAACACGTGTTCGACGCGCTGATCGACGCCGGCGTCACCGACATCACGGTGGTCGTCGGCTACCGCCGTACCCGGGTGCAGTCCGAGTTCGGTCCGAGCTACCGCGACGTCCCCCTGACGTACGTCACGCAGGGGAAACAGCTCGGTAGCGGTCACGCACTGTTGGCCGCCGAGCAGGCCGTCGAGGGGTCGACCCTCGTGGTCAACGGCGACCAGCTGATCGACAGCCGGATCATCCGCGACGTCGTCGAGGCCCACGACGGCGAGTCGACGGCAGCGACGCTCGGACTCGTCCGGCGGGCCGACGTGACACGGTACGGCGGTGTCCTCCTCGAGGACGGAGAGGTCACCGAGATTGTCGAGAACCCCCGGGACGACCGGAGCTATCGGCTGAACGCCGGCGTCTACGCCTTCGAGCCGGCGATATTCGAGGCGATCCGCGAGAGCGAGCCCCGGGCGGGCGAGCAGTCGCTGGTCGACGGAATCGACACTTTGCTCGAGGACGGCACCCGGGTGCAGGGGGTCGTCTCGGAGGGGACCTGGATCGACGCCACCTACCCGTGGGACCTGCTGCGGATCGCCGACGACCTGCTCGAGGCCGGCGAGGGACGACGGATCGCCGACAGCGCGTCGGTCCACGAGAGCGCGACCGTCATCGAACCGGTCGTGATCGACGACGACTGTGTCGTCGGACCCGGCGCGGTCGTCGGCCCGAACGTCTGTCTGGGCGAGAACGCGACGGTCGGCTCGAACGTGACCCTGGAGCGCTCGGTCGTCGATACCGACACACGGGTCGACAACGGCGCCACGGTGCGGGACTGCGTGACCGGGCGCGGCGTCGAGATCGGCCCCAACTCGACGGTCGTCGGCGGTCCGGGCGACGTCGAGATCGGGGATCGGATCCACCGCGAGACCAGCCTCGGCGCGGTGCTCGCGGATCACGTCCGCGACGAGGGCGGCGTGACCTACGAGCCCGGATCGGTCGTCGGGAACGGCGCTGTCTGTCACGTCGGGGCGACAGTCGGGGGTACTCTCTCCGCAGAGACGGAGGTGTGGGGCTGATGTGCGGGATCATCGGCTACGTCGGCACCGACCGCTCGGACGCGGCCGACGTCCTGTTGCACGGGCTCTCCCAGCTCGAGTATCGCGGCTACGACTCGGCGGGGATCGCGCTCGCCGACGGCAGGCTCGACGTCCATAAACGGGAGGGCGAGCTCTCGGCGCTCGAGGACGCGCTTGCGGGCGCTGACATCGGGGGCCAGACGACGGGGATCGGCCACACCCGCTGGAGCACCCACGGGCCGCCGTCGGACCGCAACGCCCATCCCCACACCGACGCGGACGGTCGCGTCGCGGTCGTCCACAACGGGATCATCGAGAACTACCAGACGCTGCGCGACGAGCTCGCGGCCGAGGGCGTCGACTTCCGCAGCGACACCGACACCGAGGTCGTCCCCCACCTGATCGCCGGTTTCCTCGAGGAGGGGCTCGACGACGAGGCCGCCTTCCGGGCCGCGATCGAGCGCCTCGAGGGCAGTTACGCCGTCGCGGCCGTCTTCGAGGGCTCGGAGACGGTGTACGCCGCGCGCAACGAGTCGCCGCTGGTGCTTGGCGTCGCCGACGACGGCACCTACCTCGCCAGCGACGTGCCGGCCTTTATCGAGTACACCGACCGCGTGATCTACCTCGAGGACGGCGAGTTTGCCCGGCTGGAGGGCGACGAGATCGCCGTCACCGACGCGGAGGGACGGACCGTCGAGACCTCGATCGAGACCATCGAGTGGGACCCGGAGGACGCGGGCAAGAGCGGCTACGACCACTACATGCGCAAGGAAATCAACGAACAGCCCGCGGCGCTGCGGGACTGCCTGCGCGGTCGGCTCGACGAGCTCAGCGGTCGCGTAACCCTGGAGGGGTTCGAGGACCTCGAGCTGCGCCGACCCGTGACGCTGGTGGCCTGTGGCACGTCATACCATGCGGCGCTGTTCGGCGTCCAGCTGCTCCGGGAGTGGGGCGTGCCGGCCCAGGCGTTTCTGGCCAGCGAGTTCGAGGCCGACGCGGTGCCGATCGACACCGACTCGGTCGTCGTGGGCGTCACCCAGAGCGGCGAGACCGCAGACACCCTGCGCGCGCTCCGGGAGGCCAGCGCCGCCGGAGCGACGACGGTCGCGGTGACCAACGTCGTCGGCAGCTCGGCGGCCCGCGAGACCGACCGCGTGCTGTACATCCGGGCCGGACCGGAAATCAGCGTCGCGGCGACCAAAACGTTCGCCTCCCAGCAGGCCGCGCTGACGATGCTTGCGGCCTCGCTGAGCGACCACCGCTCGCGGGAGCTGGTCCGCGAGCTGCGGTCGGTTCCCGATCGGATCCAGTCGGTCCTCGACGAGGACGCCGCCCGCGAGGTCGCCGCGACCTACGCCGACGCCAGCGCCTACTTCTTCATCGGGCGCGGGTACAACTACCCCGTCGCCCTCGAGGGGGCGCTGAAGATGAAGGAAATCACGTACAAACACGCCGAGGGCTTTGCCGCGGGCGAGCTGAAACACGGCCCGCTGGCGCTCGTGACCGAGCAGACGCCGGTGTTCGCGATCGTCACCGGCGACGGGCGCCGCGCCGAGAAGACCATCGGGAACGTCAAAGAGGTCGAGGCCCGGGGAACCCCGGTCGTCGCCGTCACCGACGGCCAGTCCGAGGTCGGCCGCTACGCCGACCACGTCCTCGAGGTGCCCCCAGCCGGCGAGATTACGTCCTCGATGGTCGCGAACGTCCAGCTCCAGCGGGTCGCCTACTGGACGGCCCATGAGCTTGGTCGATCGATCGACAAACCCCGGAACCTGGCGAAAAGCGTCACGGTCGAGTAAACGCGGGCTCGGGTCCAGGATAGAGAGTCGCGTTTCGGCGACAGTGGCAGGTCTGGCAGCCGCCGTCTACCGACTCTACATCGGCCACAAAGTACTTATCACTGACATATAGATCGGCTGTAATGAGAGTGCAGAGGAGCGTCCGACCGCAGCGTGGCGCTTCCGTTCGGATCCGTGAACGGACAGTCGAGAAACGGAATCGGGACGGGTGTCGCTCGCTCGTTGTTGCCGTCCGCGCGGGTGTGGGTCCATGACTGTCGTCGTCGATCTCGTCGACGGCACCCGCGAGGAGTTCGAGGCCGTCGAGGAACTCGAGTCGGGCTGGCTGCGGTGTACGCGCCCGCGCGATACGCCCCGCTCGGATCTCCCGGGTGGAACGTCGACGAAGTACTATCCGCCGGAGCGGGTCGCGACGGTCAGCCGCGACACGAACTGAAAAGGCCCGTTGACGGGAACCGAGCGGTCGGTTCGGGTCCGTACCGATCACACTGTATCCCTCCACCCGCCGTCCAATACCGGAACATCCGTGCCCTAACGGTCAGTCTCCGGCAATCGCAGTCCCCCGCAGTAATGCCGTCGCCCTGCAACGGAATAGTTCTGTCGGCCAGTTGAATTGATTGAGAACACAACATTCTGGTCCGCGAGGACGCTCAGTTCGGTCCGTGCGCGGAGCGATCGGAGCGGACGCGGTCGACGAGCGCCCGGAGCGTCGCGAGCCCGGGGGAGCCGTCCCGGCGCCAGATTGCGAGCGCGAGGGCGGCGAGGACGAACTCCGAGAGGAAGTACGGATCGCCCAGCGACTCGAGGAAGAGGGCGGTCACCGACGGCGCGCCCGACTCGTAGCCCTCGACCGGGAGCGCGGGCCAGAGCAGGAAGCTAGGGTCGGTACCGCCCCACAGCGCCGGGAGGGCGTCGACCAGCGTGTGAGAGAGCGCGCCGAGGCCGAACGCGAACCCGTACTCGGCGCGGCCGTACCGCCGTGCGAGGACGTAGACGGCGATCGAGACGGGAACCAGAAACAGCAGGGAGTGGGCGAGGGTACGCCCGGTCGGGATCACGCCCAGATACCACGCCAGGGGTTTGTCGATCAGGTCCGGGAACTGGGTGCCAAACAGCAAGACGAGGACGGCGATCTGCCCCGGCGGACGATCGAACCGCGTTCGCGTCGCGAGCGTGTAACAGAGATAGCCGATTGCTGCGTGTCCGAGCGGCCACATACAGTTCGGGCGACGGGGACGACGCCTATAACGGGCCTGGTTCGACTCAGGAGTCGAGGCTCTCGAGGGTCGCCGAGCGACTCGCCTGCCAGCCGGTGATGATCGCGACGAGGGTCCCGACGACGACGGCGACGGCAAACCCGAGGGCCGAGACCTCGAGAGGCGTCCGTACGAGCCGTTCGAACCCGACGAGCCGAGTCGAGAGGGCGTTCAACCCCGCGGCGAGTGCGGGCGTCGCGGCGACGCCGATCGCCCCGCCGAGGAGGCCGACAACCGCTCCCTGGACGCCGACGGTACCGGCCAGCACTCCCCGTGAGAGCCCGATCGCCCGCAGCGCCGCCAGCGCGTCGCGTTGCTGGTAGGCGACCAGTACGAACAGGTTCGCCGTCAGCGCCGCACCGCCGACGATCGAGAGCCCGACGAGTGCGACCCCGCCCGCGACGAGCAGCAGTCGGTCTGTCAGCATCGCCGCGAACTGGTCGTCGGCCGTGCGGACGTCGTAGGCGGGGTAGTCGGCGCGGACGTCGTCGGCGACGGCCTCGCGGTCGACGCCGTCCGCGAGGTTGACCGTGACGAAGGAGGCCCGGTCCGCGCCCGCAGTCCCGGTCATCGACTGCAGCTCGGGTAGCGGGATCGTCGCGGTCTCGGTCCCCAGGAACTGCGAGTAGTACGAGCCAATCCCGACGACCGTGTAGGCGTCGACGGCGCCGGGGCCGGCGCCGACGTAGACGGTGTCGCCGACGCCGACGTCGAACCGATCCGCGGTTTCGGGGTCAAGGACGACGACGTCGGTCGGCGCCGCGGCGTCCTCGCCGTCGGCGGTCAGGGCGCCGTCGAACCCCGCGCCGTCCTCGAACTCGAAGTGGGCGTGGGTCCCCTCGACGCCGACGGCGGTGAGCGGTTCGACCGCGTCGGGGTCGGTCCCGAGGTAGACGTCGTGTAACGCGACCGTCGAGACGTCGCCGACGTCCTCGCGCTCGCGCAGGTCGCTCGCGATCGCCGGGGCGTCGACGACCTCGTTCTCGCCGCCTGCGGCGGGCCCCCCGGTGATCCAGATATCGCGGCCGGCGTCGTCGAACTGCTCCTGGCCCGTCTCGACGACGCCGATCCCGAGGCCGGCCAGCAGCGTCACCGACAGCACCGCGAGGACGACGCCACCGATCGCGAGGACGGTCCGACCGGGGGAACGGCGCAGCTGGGCGAGCCCGAGACCGACGATGGCCCGGAGCCGGGCGAGGCGGCTCACCGCCCCACCTCTGCGAGGACGTCGGTGCGGGCCGCGAGCGCGAGCGGGTAGGGTAAGGCGACCAGCGTCGAGGCGACCGCGACCGCGAGGGCGTAGGGGACCAACAGCGGGTGGAGGGCCGCGATCGCGCTGGGGGCGATCGTTGCGGTCGCGAGGGCGTTCGCGAC
This genomic window from Natronococcus occultus SP4 contains:
- a CDS encoding ABC transporter permease, coding for MSRLARLRAIVGLGLAQLRRSPGRTVLAIGGVVLAVLSVTLLAGLGIGVVETGQEQFDDAGRDIWITGGPAAGGENEVVDAPAIASDLREREDVGDVSTVALHDVYLGTDPDAVEPLTAVGVEGTHAHFEFEDGAGFDGALTADGEDAAAPTDVVVLDPETADRFDVGVGDTVYVGAGPGAVDAYTVVGIGSYYSQFLGTETATIPLPELQSMTGTAGADRASFVTVNLADGVDREAVADDVRADYPAYDVRTADDQFAAMLTDRLLLVAGGVALVGLSIVGGAALTANLFVLVAYQQRDALAALRAIGLSRGVLAGTVGVQGAVVGLLGGAIGVAATPALAAGLNALSTRLVGFERLVRTPLEVSALGFAVAVVVGTLVAIITGWQASRSATLESLDS
- a CDS encoding alpha/beta fold hydrolase, giving the protein MERDEWTDRLDSTTVTVDDHDLEMAYADEGDGQPLVFLHGIPTSSYLWRRVAPAFTDDYRVIVPDMVGYGESTMDDRFDRSIRAQEQAVADLFDQLSLDSVSFVGHDLGGGVGLRYAVHEPEAVDELVLSNAVCYDSWPIETIVDLGLPATIEGMDVDELTDTLESVFRGTLYGDADDAFVEGMIEQWASEEGLVSLSRNAIGTNTSHTTEIDPSAVTARTLLLWGAEDEFQPIEYAERLEGDIDDAALVGLEDATHWVPEDRPEAYREELRSFLGAEQ
- a CDS encoding DUF5795 family protein, which encodes MSENRVVQGRMVTAEKLAELIEDDSVMEAESIADADTDCPDCGGDVLEVGYMPSVTEYVVGRKCQDCDWSETDRD
- a CDS encoding sugar phosphate nucleotidyltransferase encodes the protein MGYSAVVLAAGEGKRLRPLTTHRPKPMLPAATKPILEHVFDALIDAGVTDITVVVGYRRTRVQSEFGPSYRDVPLTYVTQGKQLGSGHALLAAEQAVEGSTLVVNGDQLIDSRIIRDVVEAHDGESTAATLGLVRRADVTRYGGVLLEDGEVTEIVENPRDDRSYRLNAGVYAFEPAIFEAIRESEPRAGEQSLVDGIDTLLEDGTRVQGVVSEGTWIDATYPWDLLRIADDLLEAGEGRRIADSASVHESATVIEPVVIDDDCVVGPGAVVGPNVCLGENATVGSNVTLERSVVDTDTRVDNGATVRDCVTGRGVEIGPNSTVVGGPGDVEIGDRIHRETSLGAVLADHVRDEGGVTYEPGSVVGNGAVCHVGATVGGTLSAETEVWG
- a CDS encoding metal-dependent hydrolase produces the protein MWPLGHAAIGYLCYTLATRTRFDRPPGQIAVLVLLFGTQFPDLIDKPLAWYLGVIPTGRTLAHSLLFLVPVSIAVYVLARRYGRAEYGFAFGLGALSHTLVDALPALWGGTDPSFLLWPALPVEGYESGAPSVTALFLESLGDPYFLSEFVLAALALAIWRRDGSPGLATLRALVDRVRSDRSAHGPN
- the glmS gene encoding glutamine--fructose-6-phosphate transaminase (isomerizing), with protein sequence MCGIIGYVGTDRSDAADVLLHGLSQLEYRGYDSAGIALADGRLDVHKREGELSALEDALAGADIGGQTTGIGHTRWSTHGPPSDRNAHPHTDADGRVAVVHNGIIENYQTLRDELAAEGVDFRSDTDTEVVPHLIAGFLEEGLDDEAAFRAAIERLEGSYAVAAVFEGSETVYAARNESPLVLGVADDGTYLASDVPAFIEYTDRVIYLEDGEFARLEGDEIAVTDAEGRTVETSIETIEWDPEDAGKSGYDHYMRKEINEQPAALRDCLRGRLDELSGRVTLEGFEDLELRRPVTLVACGTSYHAALFGVQLLREWGVPAQAFLASEFEADAVPIDTDSVVVGVTQSGETADTLRALREASAAGATTVAVTNVVGSSAARETDRVLYIRAGPEISVAATKTFASQQAALTMLAASLSDHRSRELVRELRSVPDRIQSVLDEDAAREVAATYADASAYFFIGRGYNYPVALEGALKMKEITYKHAEGFAAGELKHGPLALVTEQTPVFAIVTGDGRRAEKTIGNVKEVEARGTPVVAVTDGQSEVGRYADHVLEVPPAGEITSSMVANVQLQRVAYWTAHELGRSIDKPRNLAKSVTVE